The following is a genomic window from Pelobacter seleniigenes DSM 18267.
GGTTCTGCCCGGGTGTGTTTGAACAACGGTGGTATGATATCGCCTGACCGGCAGGAAGATTTCGCCACCGCCTGCAAACTTAGTGGTTATAGGAGATTCTTTGTAAGCTGTCAATCCTGAGCCCTGCCGGTTATACTGATGTGTCACGGAGAAGGAAAGGTGAGCATCGCATGGATAAGAGTACAATCGTTCCGGTTTCCGCATTGGTCGAGCTGCTGCGCGAACTGGTTGAAGATAATTTTGTGAACGTCCTGGTCAAAGGGGAGTTGAGCAATTTTTCCCGGCCGTCTTCCGGCCACTGTTATTTCACGCTGAAGGATGACCGAGCCCAGCTACGTTGTGCCATGTTCCGTAGTCATGCGCGAACCCTGGCCTTTCAGCCTGAAGAAGGGATGGCGGTTATCTGCCGGGGGCGTGTATCGGTCTATCCGCAGCGTGGCGATCTGCAGCTGATTATTGAAGAAATGCTGCCGGAAGGGATCGGCAGTCTGCAACTCGCTTTTGAACAGCTTAAGGAAAAACTGCAAAAAGAAGGCCTGTTTGCGACCGAACGTAAAAGACCCTTGCCGGCTTTTCCAGCCAGAATCGGAATTGTCACCTCTCCGACCGGCGCTGCAATTCGTGACATTCTGAATGTCTTGAAGCGCCGGTCGGCCGGCCTTACAGTCCTGTTGCGGCCGGTCAGGGTTCAGGGGGACGGAGCCGCCGCAGAAATCGCGGCAGCAATTGCCGACCTCAATCAGGAGGGCAGCAGTGACGTCCTGATCGTTGGCAGGGGTGGCGGCTCGCGGGAAGATTTGTGGGCTTTTAACGAAGAAGTTGTCGCCCGCGCCTTAGCTGCTTCGAAAATTCCGGTGATCTCTGCGGTCGGTCATGAGGTGGATTTTTCCATCGCCGACATGGTGGCGGACCTGCGTGCACCGACGCCGAGCGCTGCGGCGGAGCTGGTCGTGCAGAATCGACTCGAACTCGAGCGTCATCTCGACCAGTTAACCATGCGCCTGGCAGGGCAGATGAAATCCCGAATCGCTTTGCTGGAGAGCCGCTTGAGCGGTCTCAAAAAACGCTTGCGGGCGCCGCTGGATTTATTGCGTATGCAAGCGCTCAGACAAAAGCAGGCCTCAGAACGCCTGGTTCAGGCCATGGAGCGGAAGCTGCTGCTGCATGATAATGAACTTTCTTCTTTGTGTGCAAAATTGAACGCACTGTCGCCCTTGGCTGTGCTTGGGCGCGGCTATGCCATTGTGCGTCATCCCCGCACCGATTCGATTGTCGTCAATGCCGCTCAGGTTACGGCCGGGGACTCGTTGCAGATCATGCTGGCGCAGGGGCGGATCGAGGCACAGGTCACAGCGACCGCTGACCAGGAGGAAGAATAAATATTATCTTAATGACTTGACGGCGGCGGTAACTGCTGTCGATAATCACATCATTTAAAGTTAAGGATAAAAACAATATGGCGACTACCAAAAGCTTCGAAAGTTCATTGCGTAAGCTTGAAGACTCCGTCGAACAACTGGAATCAGGGGAGCTTTCCCTGGATCAGGCGCTGAAAGTCTTTTCCAACGGTGTCAAGCAGGCCGAATCCTGCCGGCAAGCGCTGCGGGATGTGGAACTCAAAGTTGAAAAACTGCTTAAGCAGGAAGATGGTAGCTGGGACCGGGAAGCCTTTGATGATGCCTGAGACATGGACTCTTAAAACCTATCTTGAAGAGCGCAATCGCCTGATCGAATCGGCGTTGGATCGTTACCTGCCCGGCACCGATATGCTGCCGGCGAGTCTTCATGAAGCCATGCGCTACTCGGTTTTTGCCGGCGGGAAGAGAATTCGACCGGTTTTATTACTGGCCGCCTGCGAAGCGGTCGGAGGGACTATCGAACCGGCCCTGCCGGCGGCCTGTGCCATTGAGATGATCCATTGCTACTCGCTGATCCACGACGACCTGCCTGCCATGGACGACGATGACCTGCGACGCGGCAAACCGACCAACCACAAGGTGTTCGGGGAAGCGAAGGCGATTCTGGCGGGGGACGGACTGTTGACCGAGGCCTTTATCTTGCTCTCCAATCCTGAACTGCAGGTGGGAATCCGATCGGAGGACAGGCTGGAAATTATCCATCTGCTGGCCAAAAGCTCCGGCTCACGTGGCATGGTTGGCGGCCAGGTGGTGGACATGGATTCGGAAAGCAGACAGATTGACCTGCCGACCCTGGAATATATTCACACCCATAAAACAGGAGCGCTGATCCTGGCGGCCATTGACATGGGGGCTGTTCTTGGTGGAGCATCAAAAGAGCAGCGGAATGCACTGAGGGCTTATGGCGAAGCAGCCGGACTGGCCTTCCAGGTGGCAGATGATATTCTTGATATCGTTGCCGACCAGGAATCCCTTGGTAAGGATGTCGGCAGTGATGTCCAGCGCGGAAAAGCCACCTATCCGGCATTACTCGGGTTGACCGGCGCGCGGGAACGGGCGATTGAGTTGCGGGAGATGGCTCTGGCCGCGTTACAGCCCTTTGGAGACAGGGCGCGGCCGTTGCGGGAGATTGCTGCTTATATTGTGGATCGCACCTCCTGAGCCACGGGCTGTTAACCGGCAAAAACGTGGGCGCGGATGTCTTTCGTCGGGTTTTGTGATCAGCCCGGCACTGAGTACGGAACGGACTTGTTCGATGTTGCGTGGTGGCCGCGCCGCTGCAGGATGTCAGG
Proteins encoded in this region:
- the xseB gene encoding exodeoxyribonuclease VII small subunit; this encodes MATTKSFESSLRKLEDSVEQLESGELSLDQALKVFSNGVKQAESCRQALRDVELKVEKLLKQEDGSWDREAFDDA
- the xseA gene encoding exodeoxyribonuclease VII large subunit yields the protein MDKSTIVPVSALVELLRELVEDNFVNVLVKGELSNFSRPSSGHCYFTLKDDRAQLRCAMFRSHARTLAFQPEEGMAVICRGRVSVYPQRGDLQLIIEEMLPEGIGSLQLAFEQLKEKLQKEGLFATERKRPLPAFPARIGIVTSPTGAAIRDILNVLKRRSAGLTVLLRPVRVQGDGAAAEIAAAIADLNQEGSSDVLIVGRGGGSREDLWAFNEEVVARALAASKIPVISAVGHEVDFSIADMVADLRAPTPSAAAELVVQNRLELERHLDQLTMRLAGQMKSRIALLESRLSGLKKRLRAPLDLLRMQALRQKQASERLVQAMERKLLLHDNELSSLCAKLNALSPLAVLGRGYAIVRHPRTDSIVVNAAQVTAGDSLQIMLAQGRIEAQVTATADQEEE
- a CDS encoding farnesyl diphosphate synthase, whose protein sequence is MPETWTLKTYLEERNRLIESALDRYLPGTDMLPASLHEAMRYSVFAGGKRIRPVLLLAACEAVGGTIEPALPAACAIEMIHCYSLIHDDLPAMDDDDLRRGKPTNHKVFGEAKAILAGDGLLTEAFILLSNPELQVGIRSEDRLEIIHLLAKSSGSRGMVGGQVVDMDSESRQIDLPTLEYIHTHKTGALILAAIDMGAVLGGASKEQRNALRAYGEAAGLAFQVADDILDIVADQESLGKDVGSDVQRGKATYPALLGLTGARERAIELREMALAALQPFGDRARPLREIAAYIVDRTS